In Spirosoma aureum, a single genomic region encodes these proteins:
- a CDS encoding MmcQ/YjbR family DNA-binding protein → MNIEILRDYCLAKAGVTESFPFGETTLVFKVGGKIFSLVDTESRPTTINLKCDPERAVQLREEYPAVVPGYHMNKTHWNTVTIDGSVRSSEVQEWIDHSYELVRKSLPKAIRDQLN, encoded by the coding sequence ATGAACATTGAAATCCTACGCGACTACTGCCTGGCGAAAGCTGGCGTTACAGAATCGTTTCCGTTTGGCGAAACGACACTGGTGTTTAAAGTAGGCGGCAAAATATTTTCGCTGGTAGATACCGAGAGTCGCCCAACAACAATCAATTTAAAATGTGATCCTGAGCGGGCAGTCCAGTTACGGGAAGAATACCCGGCTGTGGTCCCAGGTTATCACATGAATAAAACGCATTGGAACACCGTCACGATTGATGGTAGTGTTCGTAGTAGTGAAGTGCAGGAGTGGATTGATCATTCATACGAATTGGTCAGAAAGAGTTTACCAAAGGCCATTCGGGACCAATTAAACTGA
- a CDS encoding tetratricopeptide repeat protein — MEVALLCLFFVVYLTIRYYLVDHDTPSDKDRNRFRKGIEQVSNRKITEAHRYFDEAVRQYPKSAIAYAYRGKCQLIQENYYSAIYDLTQAISRDNTLADCYLDRGIAYYKIDQFNDAFREFDKAVWHFRDEQPDAYRWRALARIQVRQLPQAESDLRRAVSLGDENSFHLLLQPPFTKPVYQK; from the coding sequence ATGGAAGTCGCGCTGTTATGTCTGTTTTTTGTGGTGTATTTGACCATTCGCTATTATCTTGTGGATCACGACACACCGTCTGATAAAGATCGGAATCGGTTCCGGAAAGGGATTGAGCAGGTCAGTAATCGAAAAATCACCGAAGCGCATCGTTACTTCGATGAGGCTGTTCGCCAATACCCAAAATCAGCGATTGCCTACGCGTATCGGGGAAAATGTCAGCTCATTCAGGAAAACTACTATTCAGCAATCTACGACCTTACGCAGGCCATCAGTCGTGATAATACGCTGGCTGATTGTTATTTAGACAGGGGGATTGCCTACTATAAGATTGACCAGTTTAACGACGCATTCCGCGAATTTGATAAAGCGGTCTGGCATTTCCGCGATGAACAGCCTGATGCCTACCGTTGGCGTGCTTTAGCCCGAATTCAGGTTCGGCAACTACCGCAGGCCGAAAGTGATCTGCGCCGGGCGGTTTCTCTGGGCGACGAAAATTCGTTTCACCTCCTCCTCCAGCCCCCGTTTACCAAACCAGTTTACCAAAAATAA
- a CDS encoding lysophospholipid acyltransferase family protein translates to MIFFRLLSRLPLGLLYGLADFLYFLLLHVVRYRRKVVIENLQLSFPEKSPTEINRIARGFYRNLTDLIVETIKMPTLPAEELRQRVQFTNAELVKERLRSGQAVIGMASHSSNWEWIPSASVLNDMPTDSIYKQLNSPFFEKLMQSVRASFGAVPVPMNTLPRRMVAQKDVPRIIALVADQVPDVPEQAYWTNFLHRDTPFYPGTERLARSRDLPVFYTELRRIRRGYYAVTFTQIGQPPYSGLQPGAIMENYRDLLEETIRKYPSDWLWSHKRWKHWRGKYAKVGAKLE, encoded by the coding sequence ATGATTTTCTTTCGTTTATTGTCGCGGCTGCCGCTTGGATTGCTTTATGGCCTTGCCGACTTCCTGTATTTTCTGTTACTGCACGTCGTTCGTTATCGGCGTAAGGTCGTCATTGAGAATCTTCAGTTATCGTTCCCGGAAAAATCTCCCACAGAAATTAACCGAATCGCCAGAGGGTTTTATCGAAACTTAACGGATCTGATTGTTGAAACCATTAAGATGCCCACCCTCCCAGCGGAAGAGTTACGGCAGAGAGTTCAGTTTACGAATGCTGAGCTGGTCAAAGAGCGGCTTCGGTCTGGCCAGGCAGTGATCGGGATGGCTTCTCATAGTAGTAATTGGGAGTGGATTCCATCGGCTTCTGTTTTGAACGATATGCCGACCGATAGTATTTATAAACAGCTAAACAGTCCTTTTTTTGAAAAATTGATGCAGTCTGTACGGGCAAGTTTTGGTGCGGTGCCTGTTCCGATGAATACGCTCCCCCGACGGATGGTTGCCCAGAAAGATGTTCCGCGTATAATTGCGCTTGTGGCCGATCAGGTGCCGGATGTTCCTGAGCAGGCTTACTGGACGAATTTCCTGCATCGGGATACGCCCTTTTATCCGGGGACAGAACGACTCGCACGAAGTCGGGATCTGCCCGTTTTTTATACTGAACTGAGACGAATCCGGCGTGGCTATTATGCGGTAACATTTACTCAAATTGGCCAACCTCCCTACAGTGGGCTACAGCCCGGCGCTATCATGGAAAACTACCGTGACTTACTCGAAGAAACCATTCGTAAATATCCTTCCGACTGGCTTTGGTCGCACAAGCGGTGGAAGCACTGGCGTGGTAAGTATGCCAAGGTTGGGGCGAAGCTGGAGTAG
- a CDS encoding DUF6728 family protein yields MNRFLDYLKIGPVFSYFLRVFRKPDPTHPTSVNLRMMHGINRISIVMFLFAVIVYTVRHCVR; encoded by the coding sequence ATGAATCGTTTTCTTGATTATTTAAAAATAGGGCCTGTTTTTTCTTATTTCCTTCGGGTATTCCGCAAACCTGACCCAACTCATCCGACAAGTGTCAATCTGCGTATGATGCACGGCATCAACCGGATTTCTATTGTCATGTTTTTGTTTGCTGTGATCGTTTACACCGTTCGCCACTGCGTCCGATGA
- a CDS encoding S8 family serine peptidase translates to MQLLLQAGRGFLAFVVILLCLSSWSQAQDVKQLAKDAKVSPDLYAVITNNGIPNQAPINGLQRLNLFNTVGNTIAIEAAANSEQEGVALLQALQSMGLQQGLVFKQKVSGYLPIDQLGALKSVSALKFARPSYKPRNNVGSVTSQGDVALRADVARSTYNVTGAGVKIGVLSDSYNALGGAPAGVTSGDLPAGVEVLEDITPGTDEGRAMIELIHDIAPGSPIAYHTAYRTELNFAQGIRDLATAGCKIITDDVSYFLEPFFQDGVVAQAVDDVVNNQGVTYFSAAANSGRASYQATFNPAPYSDPQYAGGTYSAHNFGGGDIKQSITIPGRGAAAIISFQWDDPFFSVSGGAGAQTDMDLLVYYNGTLLGDLSSFAVNTGGDPTELIGIQNNGSSAVTLELVLVKYSGPNPSLIKWVNFADDVTIEYDTKSSTIVGHANSTRGIAVGAAPFNLTPAFNGGLTTATIEPFSSVGGTPILFNTAGQRISQITRQKPEITSVDGTNTTFFVADSPRDTDAFPNFFGTSAAAPHAAAVAALMKEKGGNSLSSSTILSTLQQTALDMDDPFTPGFDTGFDYGTGFGFIQADKALQAISGTSSDFSIAGVTTITCTTISAGQRTLTFNPTYAGLNSQPISFSVVNELSPTTNPGPYSLNLYTDNPVIFLKATQSGSPGEASFTYNWLAACGINTNPPGAFSIIGVNTITCTAVSPTQRTLTFNPTYAGLNSQPISFSVVNELSPTTNPGPYTLNLYTDNPVVTLKATQTGTPGEASFTYNWLAACGGGSGRLGAESGAGLQVRVLGNPVNETAEVEVRGVSGQSVQLELTDIQGRVIQQHSIEEAKSIERLSLPVGGRKGLLLLRVGTPTEQKSIKLMKQ, encoded by the coding sequence ATGCAACTACTTCTACAAGCAGGCAGAGGGTTTTTAGCCTTTGTGGTTATACTACTATGTCTATCGTCATGGAGCCAGGCTCAGGATGTCAAACAATTGGCAAAAGATGCCAAAGTCTCGCCCGATTTATACGCCGTTATCACGAATAATGGTATTCCCAATCAGGCACCCATTAATGGTCTTCAACGGCTGAATCTGTTCAACACGGTTGGCAACACGATTGCCATTGAAGCTGCTGCCAACTCAGAGCAGGAAGGGGTTGCTTTGTTACAGGCCCTCCAGTCGATGGGACTACAGCAAGGACTGGTTTTCAAGCAAAAAGTATCGGGCTATCTGCCAATCGACCAGTTGGGTGCTCTAAAATCTGTTTCGGCACTGAAGTTTGCCCGCCCTTCTTATAAGCCAAGAAATAATGTTGGTTCTGTGACATCGCAGGGTGATGTGGCTTTACGCGCCGATGTTGCCCGCTCTACCTATAATGTTACGGGTGCTGGCGTAAAAATTGGCGTTTTGTCTGACTCCTACAATGCATTAGGTGGTGCACCTGCCGGTGTAACCTCTGGCGATTTGCCAGCTGGGGTCGAAGTGCTGGAAGACATAACTCCAGGCACCGACGAAGGCCGTGCTATGATTGAGCTGATTCATGACATAGCGCCTGGCTCCCCAATCGCCTATCATACGGCTTATCGTACAGAGCTTAACTTTGCCCAGGGTATCAGAGATTTGGCCACTGCCGGTTGTAAGATTATTACGGATGATGTCAGTTATTTTCTTGAGCCGTTTTTTCAGGATGGCGTGGTTGCACAGGCAGTCGATGATGTGGTAAACAATCAGGGGGTAACTTATTTTTCGGCAGCCGCTAACTCGGGCCGTGCCTCCTATCAGGCCACATTCAATCCTGCTCCTTATTCTGATCCCCAATATGCAGGCGGAACCTACAGTGCCCATAATTTCGGTGGTGGCGACATAAAGCAAAGTATCACGATTCCAGGTAGAGGAGCTGCAGCCATAATTAGCTTCCAGTGGGATGATCCATTCTTTTCGGTTAGTGGTGGTGCAGGCGCTCAAACCGATATGGATCTTCTTGTATATTACAACGGAACACTTCTGGGAGATTTATCGAGTTTTGCCGTAAATACAGGAGGTGACCCAACTGAACTCATTGGTATTCAGAATAATGGCTCTTCAGCTGTTACGCTTGAGCTAGTACTTGTCAAATATTCCGGACCAAATCCGTCATTAATTAAATGGGTCAACTTTGCGGATGATGTAACCATTGAGTACGACACGAAAAGTTCGACGATTGTTGGGCACGCCAACTCCACCCGTGGCATTGCAGTGGGTGCGGCACCGTTCAATTTAACACCCGCTTTCAATGGTGGGCTGACCACGGCAACCATCGAGCCCTTTTCTTCGGTAGGTGGAACGCCTATTCTCTTCAACACGGCTGGTCAGCGGATAAGCCAGATCACTCGCCAGAAGCCTGAGATTACGTCTGTAGATGGAACCAACACGACCTTCTTTGTTGCAGACTCTCCAAGGGATACCGATGCGTTCCCGAACTTCTTCGGTACATCGGCCGCTGCTCCCCACGCTGCAGCCGTAGCCGCTTTGATGAAAGAAAAAGGTGGAAACAGCCTGTCGTCAAGCACGATTCTTTCGACGCTGCAACAAACGGCACTGGATATGGACGATCCGTTTACACCTGGCTTTGATACGGGATTTGATTATGGGACAGGGTTTGGGTTTATTCAGGCCGATAAAGCCCTTCAGGCAATCAGTGGAACGTCGTCAGACTTTTCTATTGCGGGCGTCACAACTATCACCTGCACCACTATATCAGCAGGTCAACGCACACTCACGTTTAACCCTACCTACGCAGGTCTGAATAGCCAGCCCATCTCGTTCTCAGTGGTTAATGAGTTAAGCCCAACTACCAACCCCGGCCCTTACTCACTAAATCTCTACACCGACAATCCGGTTATCTTCCTCAAAGCCACACAATCCGGATCGCCTGGTGAGGCTAGTTTTACGTATAACTGGCTGGCTGCCTGCGGCATCAATACCAATCCTCCAGGTGCTTTCTCCATCATTGGTGTCAATACAATTACCTGTACAGCGGTATCGCCTACACAACGGACGTTGACGTTTAACCCTACCTACGCAGGTCTGAATAGCCAGCCCATCTCGTTCTCAGTGGTTAATGAGTTAAGCCCAACTACCAATCCAGGTCCTTATACGCTTAATCTTTACACTGACAATCCGGTAGTGACGCTCAAAGCCACACAAACCGGGACGCCTGGTGAGGCTAGTTTCACGTATAACTGGCTGGCTGCCTGCGGAGGAGGTAGTGGCCGTTTGGGAGCCGAGTCGGGAGCTGGTTTGCAGGTTCGCGTGCTGGGGAATCCGGTAAATGAAACGGCCGAAGTTGAAGTTAGAGGTGTATCCGGACAATCTGTACAGTTGGAATTAACAGACATTCAGGGCCGGGTAATCCAACAGCATTCCATTGAAGAAGCAAAATCGATCGAGCGGTTGAGCTTGCCCGTAGGTGGACGTAAGGGATTATTGCTGCTTCGTGTTGGTACGCCAACCGAGCAAAAATCCATTAAACTGATGAAACAGTAA
- a CDS encoding WbqC family protein — MEKYQPQPDPTELLVELHYLPCLDYVSGLLQFQRVRLEAHEHYQKQSYRNRCYVLTANKVDALTVPVQQGTHHHPIRDLQVDNSQSWQKHHWRSLQTAYSKAPFFEYYAPEFERIYQKNWTFLFDLNSELLTICLKLLGVTKKVDLTNCYEKPSGASLFDARSMINPRNRTESYVFYKPMPYQQNFGFDFVPNLSIIDLLFCQGPLATEFLSLK, encoded by the coding sequence TTGGAAAAGTACCAACCGCAGCCTGATCCGACCGAGTTACTCGTTGAATTACACTATTTGCCTTGTCTGGACTATGTGTCAGGGTTATTGCAATTTCAGCGGGTACGGTTAGAGGCTCATGAGCATTACCAGAAGCAAAGTTACAGAAATCGCTGCTACGTTCTGACGGCAAATAAAGTGGATGCACTTACAGTGCCAGTACAACAGGGAACCCATCATCACCCGATTCGGGATCTTCAGGTGGATAATAGTCAGTCCTGGCAAAAGCATCACTGGCGGAGCCTACAGACAGCTTACAGCAAAGCACCGTTTTTTGAGTACTATGCGCCCGAGTTTGAACGGATTTACCAGAAAAACTGGACGTTTTTGTTTGATTTGAATAGCGAGCTGCTGACAATTTGTCTGAAACTACTTGGGGTAACCAAGAAGGTGGACCTGACAAATTGCTATGAAAAGCCTTCGGGGGCCAGTCTATTTGACGCTCGTTCGATGATAAATCCGCGAAATAGGACAGAATCGTATGTATTCTACAAACCGATGCCCTATCAGCAGAACTTTGGCTTTGATTTTGTACCAAATCTGAGTATAATAGACCTATTATTCTGCCAGGGACCACTGGCGACGGAGTTTTTAAGTTTGAAATGA
- the ispG gene encoding (E)-4-hydroxy-3-methylbut-2-enyl-diphosphate synthase, with protein sequence MLDSLLTPSISALAGTPEQSGSPVLYTQSLTQYSRRKTSTVTIGDVPLGSDYPIRVQSMTTVDTMDTQGSVEQSIRMIEAGCEYIRITAPSVKEAQNLATIRQELRSRGYTTPLIADIHFTPNAAELAARIVEKVRINPGNYADRKRFEFIDYTDAAYAAELERIRAKFLPLVRICKEYGTAMRIGTNHGSLSDRILSRYGDTPVGMVESALEFLRICEAENYYNIVLSMKSSNPQVMVQAYRLLVQRLDEEGLKPYPLHLGVTEAGEAEDGRIKSALGIGTLLEDGIGDTVRVSLTEEPEREAPVAQALIDRYTNRAAESAPIPAITNYPINPFQYTRRLTHEVGNFGGQNVPRVIADFSQTPVTDHDSLHPIGHFYLPVPDKWRMNDLGADYIYTGSNPAQFMLPNGLKEIQDFAVWQTNSDQVNIFPLLSATDYVSAAQAEKLHSRLNFVRLTLGELSAELLAALGTDKTVVLLIATENAHAMPELRRLVVELINQAQSGVPITTPVVIQRGYPTIPEEDVPLYAATDVGGLLIDGIGDGIMLTPGAATTDELKRLNNLAFGILQAARTRITKTEYISCPSCGRTLFDLQETTAHIRQRTDHLKGVKIGIMGCIVNGPGEMADADYGYVGIGRDKIALYRGQQVIKKSVPADRAVDELIDLIREDSRWIEPEKVETF encoded by the coding sequence ATGCTCGATTCGCTGCTTACTCCTTCTATTTCTGCTTTAGCCGGTACGCCGGAGCAATCCGGTTCACCCGTTCTTTATACCCAGTCATTAACTCAATACAGTCGCCGAAAAACCAGTACGGTTACCATTGGCGATGTACCATTGGGTTCTGACTACCCAATTCGGGTTCAGTCGATGACTACGGTGGATACAATGGATACCCAAGGCTCCGTTGAGCAGAGTATCCGCATGATCGAGGCTGGTTGCGAATACATTCGCATTACGGCTCCCAGTGTGAAGGAAGCGCAGAACCTCGCTACGATTCGCCAGGAATTACGGTCGCGGGGTTATACAACGCCATTGATAGCCGACATCCACTTCACCCCGAATGCGGCTGAGCTAGCGGCCCGTATTGTCGAAAAAGTCCGGATCAATCCGGGCAATTACGCCGATCGCAAACGGTTCGAATTCATTGATTACACCGATGCAGCTTATGCGGCCGAACTGGAGCGGATTCGGGCTAAGTTCCTTCCGCTGGTTCGTATCTGTAAAGAATATGGTACGGCCATGCGTATCGGAACGAACCACGGTTCCCTGTCTGACCGGATTCTGAGCCGCTATGGCGATACACCGGTTGGTATGGTTGAATCGGCGCTGGAATTTCTGCGGATCTGCGAAGCCGAAAACTACTACAACATCGTCCTGTCGATGAAGTCGAGTAATCCGCAGGTGATGGTACAGGCGTATCGGCTGCTGGTACAGCGATTGGACGAAGAAGGGCTAAAACCGTATCCCCTGCACCTGGGCGTAACGGAAGCCGGTGAGGCCGAAGATGGTCGGATTAAATCGGCACTTGGTATTGGCACATTGCTCGAAGATGGCATTGGTGACACCGTCCGCGTATCGTTGACGGAAGAGCCAGAACGGGAAGCTCCGGTGGCACAGGCGCTGATTGATCGGTACACAAACAGAGCCGCCGAAAGTGCTCCTATTCCAGCAATCACGAACTACCCGATCAACCCCTTCCAGTATACTCGCCGACTCACCCATGAAGTCGGCAATTTTGGCGGGCAAAACGTACCGCGGGTTATTGCCGATTTTAGCCAGACACCCGTTACAGACCATGACAGCCTCCATCCGATCGGTCATTTCTATTTGCCCGTACCCGACAAATGGCGCATGAACGACCTCGGCGCTGATTACATTTATACAGGGTCGAATCCGGCGCAATTTATGCTCCCCAACGGCTTGAAAGAAATTCAGGACTTCGCCGTTTGGCAGACAAATTCAGATCAGGTCAATATATTCCCGTTGTTGAGTGCGACTGATTATGTGTCGGCAGCCCAGGCCGAAAAGCTCCATAGTCGGTTAAATTTTGTGCGTCTTACGCTGGGCGAGTTATCCGCTGAGTTATTGGCTGCTTTGGGTACTGACAAAACGGTTGTTCTCCTTATCGCCACTGAAAATGCCCACGCGATGCCCGAATTACGCCGGTTGGTTGTTGAGCTGATCAATCAGGCACAATCGGGGGTTCCGATCACGACACCAGTAGTTATTCAGCGGGGTTACCCGACCATTCCGGAAGAAGATGTTCCGCTCTATGCCGCCACTGACGTTGGTGGCTTGCTGATTGATGGGATCGGCGATGGCATTATGCTGACTCCAGGGGCGGCAACAACCGACGAGTTAAAACGATTGAATAATCTGGCTTTCGGCATTTTGCAGGCAGCCCGCACACGCATTACCAAAACCGAATACATCTCCTGTCCATCCTGCGGACGAACCCTGTTCGATTTGCAGGAAACAACGGCCCACATTCGCCAACGCACCGACCACCTCAAAGGGGTGAAGATTGGGATTATGGGCTGTATTGTAAACGGTCCCGGCGAAATGGCTGATGCCGACTATGGCTACGTCGGTATTGGTCGCGATAAGATTGCGCTTTACCGGGGACAGCAGGTGATAAAAAAATCGGTACCTGCCGATCGTGCTGTTGATGAGCTTATTGACCTGATCCGGGAAGACAGTCGCTGGATTGAGCCCGAAAAAGTTGAAACATTTTGA
- a CDS encoding ATP-dependent Clp protease ATP-binding subunit produces MEAKFSNRVKEVITLSREEALRLGHDYIGTEHLLLGMIREGEGVAVGLLKKLGISLDELRVTIEQATKGTATNNVKNLANIPLTRQSEKTLKITYLEAKIFKSPLIGTEHLLLSILRDEDNVATQILNKFNVNYEVIKEMLEYQSSGSRPVMGPETDDDDNDRGMFGGGGSSGSGKDPKGSEKSRTPVLDNFGRDLTKLAEVGKLDPIVGREKEIERVAQILSRRKKNNPILIGEPGVGKTAIAEGLALRIVQKKVSRVLFGKRVVTLDLASLVAGTKYRGQFEERMKAVMNELEKSPEVILFIDELHTIVGAGGASGSLDASNMFKPALARGDIQCIGATTLDEYRQYIEKDGALARRFQMVMVDATSIDETIEILNNIKDKYEDHHHVTYTKEAIEAAVKLSERYISDRFLPDKAIDVLDEVGARVHISNITVPEDILKLEEQIENIKKEKNQVVKSQKYEEAAQLRDKEKRLIDQLDRAKQAWEEDTKKRRYTVNEESVAEVVAMMTGIPVTSVSNDEGKKLVNMGEELKGRVIGQQSAIDKLVKAIQRTRVGLKDPKKPIGSFIFLGPTGVGKTELAKVLATYLFDKDDALVRIDMSEYMEKFSVSRLVGAPPGYVGYEEGGQLTEKIRRKPYSVVLLDEIEKAHPDVFNILLQVLDDGILTDGLGRRVDFRNTIIIMTSNIGVRDLKDFGAGIGFATRKSAESQDDLMKSTIQSALRKAFSPEFLNRLDDVIVFNSLQREDIHKIIDLMLGKLLGRVTNLGYTVELTEKAKDFLSEKGYDPQYGARPLSRAIQRYLEDPVAEEILKGELKEGDTILADYSGEGDVLTITVKKPEAVVE; encoded by the coding sequence ATGGAAGCAAAATTCTCAAACCGCGTCAAGGAAGTCATCACGCTGAGTCGGGAGGAAGCCTTACGCTTAGGCCACGACTACATTGGAACCGAACATCTGCTGCTAGGCATGATTCGTGAGGGAGAGGGTGTGGCCGTTGGTCTACTGAAAAAACTCGGTATCTCACTCGACGAACTCCGGGTCACTATCGAACAGGCAACGAAAGGAACCGCTACCAACAATGTGAAAAATCTGGCCAACATTCCGCTGACCCGTCAGTCGGAAAAGACCCTGAAAATCACATACCTGGAAGCCAAGATCTTCAAAAGCCCGCTCATCGGAACGGAGCATTTGTTGCTATCGATTCTGCGTGACGAAGACAATGTCGCTACACAGATTCTGAACAAGTTTAATGTTAATTACGAAGTCATTAAGGAAATGCTCGAATATCAGTCTTCGGGAAGCCGTCCAGTGATGGGCCCCGAAACCGACGACGACGACAACGATCGGGGCATGTTCGGCGGTGGCGGCAGCTCTGGTTCGGGCAAAGATCCCAAAGGCTCAGAAAAATCAAGAACGCCTGTTCTTGACAATTTCGGCCGGGATTTGACCAAACTCGCAGAAGTCGGCAAGCTGGATCCTATCGTGGGTCGTGAAAAAGAAATTGAGCGTGTGGCTCAGATCCTGAGCCGCCGGAAGAAAAACAACCCGATCCTGATCGGTGAGCCAGGCGTTGGTAAGACGGCAATTGCCGAAGGACTTGCCCTGCGCATCGTGCAGAAGAAAGTATCGCGGGTACTGTTCGGTAAGCGTGTCGTTACACTTGACCTTGCATCGCTAGTTGCTGGCACGAAATACCGTGGCCAGTTCGAAGAGCGCATGAAGGCTGTAATGAATGAACTGGAGAAATCACCCGAAGTCATTCTGTTTATCGATGAGTTGCACACCATTGTTGGTGCAGGCGGTGCATCGGGTTCACTGGATGCCTCGAATATGTTCAAACCAGCGCTGGCGCGGGGTGACATTCAATGCATTGGCGCAACCACACTTGATGAATATCGGCAGTATATCGAGAAAGATGGTGCTTTGGCCCGTCGTTTCCAGATGGTTATGGTCGATGCGACCTCGATCGATGAAACGATCGAGATCCTGAATAATATCAAGGATAAATACGAAGATCACCACCACGTTACCTATACCAAAGAAGCAATTGAGGCTGCTGTGAAACTGTCAGAACGGTATATTTCTGATCGGTTCCTGCCCGACAAAGCTATTGATGTACTGGACGAAGTAGGTGCTCGGGTACACATTTCGAACATCACGGTTCCCGAAGATATTCTTAAGCTCGAAGAGCAAATTGAGAATATCAAGAAAGAGAAAAACCAGGTTGTTAAAAGCCAGAAATACGAAGAAGCCGCTCAGCTTCGCGACAAGGAAAAACGCCTGATCGATCAGCTTGACCGTGCTAAACAGGCATGGGAAGAGGATACGAAAAAGCGTCGCTACACGGTCAACGAAGAAAGTGTTGCCGAAGTCGTGGCCATGATGACCGGAATTCCGGTTACCAGTGTATCCAACGACGAAGGTAAGAAACTCGTCAACATGGGCGAGGAACTGAAAGGTCGTGTAATCGGTCAGCAGTCGGCTATCGATAAACTGGTGAAAGCGATTCAGCGGACACGGGTTGGTCTGAAAGATCCTAAGAAACCGATTGGTTCGTTTATCTTCCTGGGCCCAACGGGCGTAGGTAAGACAGAACTTGCCAAAGTGCTGGCTACCTACCTCTTCGATAAGGACGACGCGCTGGTGCGGATCGATATGTCGGAATACATGGAGAAATTCAGTGTTAGCCGATTAGTTGGTGCACCTCCGGGCTATGTAGGTTATGAAGAAGGTGGTCAATTGACCGAAAAAATCCGCCGGAAACCCTACAGCGTTGTGCTGTTGGACGAAATCGAAAAAGCACACCCAGATGTATTTAACATTCTGTTGCAGGTGCTCGACGATGGTATCCTGACCGATGGTCTGGGTCGTCGCGTGGATTTCCGGAATACAATCATCATCATGACCTCTAACATTGGGGTTCGTGACCTGAAAGATTTCGGGGCTGGTATTGGTTTCGCTACACGCAAGTCGGCTGAATCGCAGGACGATCTGATGAAGAGTACAATTCAGAGTGCACTGCGTAAAGCGTTCTCACCTGAATTCCTCAACCGTCTGGACGATGTAATTGTGTTTAACTCGCTGCAACGCGAAGACATTCACAAGATCATTGACCTGATGTTGGGCAAACTCCTGGGTCGTGTAACCAACCTTGGTTACACGGTTGAGTTGACTGAGAAGGCAAAAGACTTCCTGTCGGAGAAAGGATATGATCCACAATACGGTGCTCGTCCGCTAAGCCGCGCTATCCAGCGTTACCTTGAAGACCCCGTTGCAGAAGAAATTCTGAAAGGAGAATTAAAAGAGGGCGATACGATTCTGGCTGACTATAGTGGCGAAGGCGATGTCTTAACCATTACTGTAAAAAAGCCTGAAGCCGTGGTTGAATAA